The Arabidopsis thaliana chromosome 5, partial sequence genomic interval AATATTCGGTGTGCAGAGATTTCGTTTGAGAGAAGAGGTTTAAGAGAGCTTTGGGGATTCGTTGAATGGTCTAGAGAGGTGTTTACCGTTGATGGATATGACGATACTTAcgatttctttttaaattctGCTATTGTGACCTATTGATCAGTGGGACTTTATCTTACTTGTACTGTGGGAATTTTGAGTATGATtttaatagataaataaatgtGATTTGCTAACAACATTACAACATAGATCTAAGCATTCAAGGTTGTGTGGTGCCTGATGGCTTTTGATGAAGGGGAGGTTTTCTACTTTGTATCAGACTTTTGCTTGCTagtgaaagagagaataatgggcacaacatttttgttactCCATGGGAAAGATAATGTAGAGTGGTCTCAAGGAAAAAATGGTGTGGAGAGTGGTCAAGGGACTTGGATTGCCAAACATTGTGTTTCAGTTTGGTGGTGTACAATGTTGGATCACCCCTATGGTCGTAAAGTGCAGATTTCGCAGAGCTTTCCAAGGGAATCATAGAATCGTCAACAGAGTTGTGTTTCGAACCAAAGGATGTATATTTCGTTCCACTTTCTTCTTGCACTCTGCTACAGTAACACATGGATTTGTATGCTCTCATGGGAGTGTACAAACTCCTAGTGATTGGTGTTTTTATTTGTCCTTTGGAATGCTTAAAGAATGATATACAACAGCAGGAAGAAATCATAGCACATTCATTACAAAACCAATGGAAAATACATACTTTTTGTTGAGGTCGTATCAGAAACATGACAATCAAAAGGCAGAGCCGGTGTTGTTGGATTTTCGAAGCATCATATCTTTGGCTTCATTAATCTTAGAAGCCAGATAGTGACTGCCTCCAGCGTCCGGGTGATTGATGTAAGTCTTAGGTCTAAGACATGAGTAATAGAGGAAAGAGTTGTATAAGTATATGTGAAAGAATGTGTAATAAGATTTAACAATGTACAAGTTAAGCAAAGCGTTTCCCTTGTTGTCTCTGTAGAACAAAGAAACTAAATCTGTGtgagagatagagatgaaGAGAACTAACCTGAGAGGTTAGAAGTGGGAAAAGAAAACCAACACAATGATCAATGtgattttaatcttttattcagattttaattattaaactttttataaatacatcTAAATCTaataaactgttttttttgtctcatcaacaaacaagtcaatttatttaaatcaataaaataacaaagttaatcaatttattgcgTAAAATGtatttctaaatttctttaagaagaagaaaaaagtcaCAAACATTTATAATACTTTggatatttttcctttttagtaaattaaaaaaaaaactgatataataataataaatcaactgatattttattaatattgatcttatttatgatatgtttatgaattattgtctaaatattttgaaattttgtagtaattaactggtatcaaatatctcaacgGTTTGATgcttataatcgaattgttatagttatgcaaaaaaataatatcaaaaatgataattttgtaatttttaaatgatattaaatattttggaagttttgttttagtaactaatcgtgtagttaatgtagaaagattttgggaagatagttaaatgtcaaatatttaattcgaagatttactttctaattatcaaaaacaattattaaatgcTAGTGGCAGTCACagtaaataagtctcaacttgaggatttatttcacaaagtgattgcaaaaatgtatatgtagatgatcaatatgattttatttagattttatttttttagcaaTACATCTAATAAATAGTTATCTCATCGACAATATAAGTCAATTTAATTCAATCAATAAAGAACAAAGTTAATcaatttatcaaaagttatttataaaaattatcctaaatttctttaagaaatagacaaaagtcaaaagcatttataatattttggatataaCTTTTGGCCATATGCATGGACCCTATAAATACCAtccttgaagaagaagaaaaaaaaaactccgaTGACGGAAGAGATGAGTAAAGagtctcctcctcctcctccgacGTCGTTTTCTTCGTTACCGGACGACGTCGCTCTCGATTGTCGGGCTCGTATATCGAGATTCCATTATCCAACTCTTTCTCTCGTCTCCAAGGGTTTCAGAACTCTCATCGCCTCCCCGGAGCTCGAGGCCACACGATCCTTTATCGGAAAACCAGAGAATCACCTCTGCGTCTGCTTGAGGCTgtataaaaaccctaatcctcTCTGGTTCATATTTTCCCCAATTCCGAAACAGAAATTGAAACCCATCGTCCCATGGTTTCCTAACCAACAATATCCTCAATACCCGACCGTTGTCTCAAATGGTTCACAGATATACATAATCGGTGGATTCgttaggagaaggagaagcaaCAGAGTGTCGATTTTTGATTATCGAACTTATCAATGGCGTAGACTCCCCAAAATGCGTCAACCTCGAGTTTATCCCGCCGCGTCTGTAATCGACGGTAAGATCTATGTGATTGGAGGCTTCAGAGGCTCCATGCCCACAGATATTGAGAACTCAGGAGAAGTTTATGATCCAAAGACCAATACTTGGGAGCCAATATTGCTCACATCACTTGATCTCACTgttcaaaatgttttcaagaaaaaacattactttaCGACCAAGGCATGCTTAGTGATTAATAAGGTGTCGTGCCTACTATATGTTTCCGATGGGAAGCTATATTGGCGTGAAGACAAGGAAGGTTTTGAGTGCCGTAAGGTTTATGGACTTGCAGAACAGTCCTCTAATCTGTTTCGTGTGGTGGCAAACTCCGGCGGCGGAGGAAGAGTGACAGTTTGGTGGAAGTCGATGACAAAAGGTTGCGAGTTTGACTGTCTGCTGACTGAGGAGTGTGAAACCAAGATTTGGTGTGCAGAGATTTCGCTTGAGAGAAGAGGTTTAAGAGAGCTTCGGGGATTTGTTGAATGGTCTAAAGAGGTTTTTACCATTGATAGATGTGACTATATTTACGATTTCATTTCACAATACGTTACTGTGACTTATTGATCAATGAAATGTAGTAAAAACTCCTTAGAGATTGGTGTTTGTATTTATCAAATGacttcttttaaaattcttaaagaaataatatacaaCAAGAAGGAGAAACATAGTGGTAGCACATTCATAACAGAATCAATGGAAAGTTCTGTTGGGTTCGTATCAGACACATGACAAATCAAAAGGCAGAACCGCTGTTGTTGGATTTTCCAAGCATCATATCTTTGGCTTCATTGATCTTAGAAGCAAGATAGTGACTGCCTCCAGCGTCTGGGTGATTTGCAACCATCACTCTCCGGTGAGCTTCCTTCACCTTATCTGCCACAACACTCTCCCTGTTATAAAAAAACCACCACACAAACTTAGTCAACCcattcattttaaaatcaataatctCCTACACAACCAACAATGAAAAATAGGATTCAAGAACATAATCTATGTAGTTTGCTTTCATCTAAAGGGTGTTAAATCAATAACTTTTGACCTCAAATAACTAGCAGAACAACACTATAACCACATTTTCAAACAGGATTCTGAAGGGTATATAGCTTCTATGAATCTCAGCCTCAGGACCAGTTCAATCTGAggagcaaaaacaaaaagatgaagcAGGTATAAGAAAGCCGGACGAACCTAACACCAAGAATGAGAGCAGCTTCTCGGCGGGTCATAGAACTTTGGAAACCACCTTCATAAAACCTGCGCATTCTAGGAACACGAGGTCTTGCCTTGAAAGCTTGCCAAGCCAATATACCATATCTAccagcaacagcagcagcagctacAGCAGCACCTGCAATCATTGGCGTAGCCTGTGTATAGCCAGAACCAATAAAAACCAACGTCAGATACAAAAAAAGGAACACACTTTGGCTTTGgaaatcaaagataaaaaacATTCTTAATTGATATCGGCAAACCACAGATAAGATCATCTAATGTATCCATTTTGTTGTGACTTTAACATAAGACAACAAAAGGATCCTGATCTGAATTCATCTGAATGTGACACCAATCAAACCCATCTgaattctgaaattttttggtGTTGTCAACGTCGTTTTTGCTgtaaattttaagtttaattCGATTACAAACGAACAAGACTGACTAGAATTTCAAGATACTCCTACAATAA includes:
- a CDS encoding Galactose oxidase/kelch repeat superfamily protein (Galactose oxidase/kelch repeat superfamily protein; CONTAINS InterPro DOMAIN/s: Galactose oxidase/kelch, beta-propeller (InterPro:IPR011043), Kelch repeat type 1 (InterPro:IPR006652), Kelch related (InterPro:IPR013089), Kelch-type beta propeller (InterPro:IPR015915); BEST Arabidopsis thaliana protein match is: Galactose oxidase/kelch repeat superfamily protein (TAIR:AT5G03000.1); Has 6713 Blast hits to 4194 proteins in 283 species: Archae - 8; Bacteria - 340; Metazoa - 4606; Fungi - 65; Plants - 1341; Viruses - 147; Other Eukaryotes - 206 (source: NCBI BLink).) → MTEEMSKESPPPPPTSFSSLPDDVALDCRARISRFHYPTLSLVSKGFRTLIASPELEATRSFIGKPENHLCVCLRLYKNPNPLWFIFSPIPKQKLKPIVPWFPNQQYPQYPTVVSNGSQIYIIGGFVRRRRSNRVSIFDYRTYQWRRLPKMRQPRVYPAASVIDGKIYVIGGFRGSMPTDIENSGEVYDPKTNTWEPILLTSLDLTVQNVFKKKHYFTTKACLVINKVSCLLYVSDGKLYWREDKEGFECRKVYGLAEQSSNLFRVVANSGGGGRVTVWWKSMTKGCEFDCLLTEECETKIWCAEISLERRGLRELRGFVEWSKEVFTIDRCDYIYDFISQYVTVTY
- a CDS encoding Chaperone DnaJ-domain superfamily protein, whose amino-acid sequence is MILSVVCRYQLRMFFIFDFQSQSVFLFLYLTLVFIGSGYTQATPMIAGAAVAAAAVAGRYGILAWQAFKARPRVPRMRRFYEGGFQSSMTRREAALILGVRESVVADKVKEAHRRVMVANHPDAGGSHYLASKINEAKDMMLGKSNNSGSAF
- a CDS encoding Chaperone DnaJ-domain superfamily protein (Chaperone DnaJ-domain superfamily protein; FUNCTIONS IN: heat shock protein binding; INVOLVED IN: protein folding; EXPRESSED IN: 24 plant structures; EXPRESSED DURING: 15 growth stages; CONTAINS InterPro DOMAIN/s: Heat shock protein DnaJ, N-terminal (InterPro:IPR001623); BEST Arabidopsis thaliana protein match is: Chaperone DnaJ-domain superfamily protein (TAIR:AT2G35795.1); Has 904 Blast hits to 904 proteins in 304 species: Archae - 0; Bacteria - 188; Metazoa - 208; Fungi - 196; Plants - 87; Viruses - 5; Other Eukaryotes - 220 (source: NCBI BLink).), with protein sequence MATPMIAGAAVAAAAVAGRYGILAWQAFKARPRVPRMRRFYEGGFQSSMTRREAALILGVRESVVADKVKEAHRRVMVANHPDAGGSHYLASKINEAKDMMLGKSNNSGSAF